A region of Rattus rattus isolate New Zealand chromosome 7, Rrattus_CSIRO_v1, whole genome shotgun sequence DNA encodes the following proteins:
- the LOC116906140 gene encoding proline-rich receptor-like protein kinase PERK14 encodes MLLILALSVLGLQSRFSRAFRGAEPTSLPHRVRSGSTAGRAGLRWRITDEAAGSAGDCFCLGPAEAAFVPRAHPHRVRPANPALLARPRTFLSPTQAGPAPSRSPHSAAELALLPSLSTSCTPRGVAPPLSPSPPPQPPERVLPFPLSLLPSRRLGSHSAEPLGLAGLAPPPPRSVFREAAVSPTLESLPPGRTRGRAARLRPLRGPARSWRGLSPPTQATGRSAPSFPLASRSPGALALALSKASALPAGALRAPASPGSCQCGDCAGKHGDRGNDPHKPRPSNPCRSPHSE; translated from the coding sequence GTTCTCCCGCGCCTTCAGAGGAGCTGAGCCCACCTCGCTGCCGCACAGGGTCCGGAGTGGCTCCACCGCGGGCAGAGCCGGCCTGAGGTGGCGGATAACTGACGAGGCTGCAGGCTCGGCGGGGGATTGCTTCTGTCTGGGGCCCGCCGAGGCTGCGTTCGTGCCTCGCGCGCACCCGCACCGCGTCCGCCCAGCCAATCCCGCGCTACTCGCGCGCCCAAGAACGTTCCTCAGTCCCACTCAGGCTGGGCCGGCTCCTTCCCGCTCCCCGCACTCTGCAGCCGAGCTCGCACTCCTCCCCTCACTCTCCACGAGTTGCACGCCTCGGGGTGTAGCTCCGCCCCTGTCCCCGAGTCCGCCCCCGCAACCTCCAGAGCGTGTGCTCCCTTTCCCCCTCAGTCTCTTGCCATCCAGGCGTCTCGGGTCTCACTCGGCAGAGCCTCTGGGTCTCGCCGGCCTTGCCCCGCCGCCTCCGCGTTCCGTCTTCCGCGAGGCCGCCGTTTCTCCCACCCTAGAATCGCTTCCTCCCGGCCGGACTCGGGGTCGCGCGGCCCGACTCCGCCCCCTCCGCGGACCCGCGCGCTCCTGGCGCGGCCTCTCCCCCCCTACGCAGGCCACTGGGCGCTCGGCCCCCTCCTTCCCGCTCGCCTCGCGCTCCCCGGGCGCCCTCGCTCTCGCGCTCTCCAAGGCAAGCGCGCTCCCGGCCGGCGCGCTCCGGGCTCCGGCTTCTCCCGGCTCCTGTCAGTGCGGTGACTGCGCTGGGAAACATGGCGACCGAGGGAATGATCCTCACAAACCACGACCATCAAATCCGTGTCGGAGTCCTCACAG